The genomic window GCGCGAGGCCGTCACCCGGCACGACGTCAAGGCCGTCGAGTACCACGTGCGCGACGCGCTCGCCCGGCTCGGCCTCGGCCACCTCGCCGAGCTCACCCACTTCGCCTGCACGAGCGAAGACATCAACAACCTCTCCTACGCCATCACGATCCGCGCGGCGGTGCGCGAGGTGTGGATGCCCCGCGCCCGCGCCGTCGTCGAGGCGCTGCGCGCCCGGTCGCTCGAGCTCGCCGAGGCGCCGATGCTCGCGCACACGCACGGGCAGCCCGCGACCCCCACGACGATGGGCAAGGAGCTCGCCGTCACCGTGCACCGGCTCGAGCGCCTGCTGGCCTCCGTCGAGGAGGTCGAGTACCTGGGCAAGTTCTCCGGCGCGACGGGCACCTTCTCGGCGCACTACGCCGCCGACCCCGAGCACGACTGGGTGGCGAGCTCGTACGAGTTCGTGACCGGCCTCGGCCTCACCTGGAACCCGCTCACCACCCAGATCGAGTCGCACGACTGGCAGGCGCAGCTCTACCAGCGCATCGCCCACATCGGCCGCGTGCTGCACAACCTCTGCACCGACATCTGGTCCTACATCTCGATGGGCTACTTCCGGCAGATCCCGCAGGCGGGGGCGACGGGCTCGTCGACCATGCCGCACAAGATCAACCCGATCCGCTTCGAGAACGCCGAGGCCAACCTCGAGCTGTCGGCGGCCATCCTCGACTCGCTCGCCGCGACCCTCGTGACCTCGCGTCTGCAGCGCGACCTCACCGACTCCTCGGCGCAGCGCAACATCGGCGTCGGCCTCGGCCACTCGATGCTCGCCCTCGACAACATCCTCAAGGGCCTGGGCGAGATCGCGATCGATCAGGATGCCCTGGACCGCGACCTCGAGGGCAACTGGGAGGTGCTCGGCGAGGCCATCCAGACGGTGATCCGCGCCGAGATCACGGCCGGCCGCTCGTCGATCGCCGACCCGTACGCGATGCTCAAGGAGCTCACGCGCGGCCACCGGGTGAGCGGCGAGGAGCTGCGCGCCTTCGTCGAGGGGCTCGACATCCCCACCGAGGCGAAGCAGCGCCTGCAGGCCCTGACCCCGGCGCTCTACGTCGGCGTCGCGGCCGATCTGGCCCGGCGGGTCGCCCGGGCCGAGTAAGGCCGGCGGGCCCGCCCCGCTACTGGTGCGGGTGGTTCTCTGCGTCGGGGCGGATCTCGCCGTCCATCTGCTTGTTCGGCGTGACGGCGAGCATGAGCATGGCGATGACGACGAGGTCGATCACGAACGTCGCCCCGAAAAAGATGAGCGACAGGATGGGGTCGCGGGTCGCCATGAGCGTGATCGCGCCGACGGCGACGGCGACGAGCGCGGCGAAGGTGACGAGCTCGAGCGGGCGCAGACGCTCGCGGCGGCGGGGTTCGGTCATGAGGGGGAGTGCTCCTTGTCGGCGGTGGTCCCGGGAGTGCTGTCGGTAGTGCCGTCCGCGATGCCGCCGACGCTGATGCCGGCGATGACGAGGAACACACCGGCGATGATCGCGTAGGCGCCGAGGAATCCGGCGGCGCTGCGGGGGTCGCCCACGAGCGTGGCGATGAGGGCGAGCAGGGCGGTGGCGGCTCCGACGACGATCGCGTCGCGGGCGATCGGGTGGGCGCCGCGGCGGCGGATGCCCCACACGAGCTCCCCGACGCCGCCGAAGGCGGCGTACGCCCCGACGAGCAGCAGCAGGAACGCGAGGCCGAACGAGCTGAGCGCGAGCGCGAGCCCCCCGACCACGGTCGCCACCACGGCGAGCCCCAGGTGCAACCCGCGCAGGGCATCCCCCGCCGGCAGCCGGAGCGCGCCGAGCACCAGCCCGGCCGCGCTCGCGAGCCCGAGAACGCCGAGCATCACGAAGCCGAAGCTCGTCGGGTACTCCTTGGTGAAGGTGATGACGAGTCCGACGACGATGAGCGGCACGGCGCGCAGCACGAGGGCGGCGCGGAGCGCACCGAGCGCGGGATGCGCGGTCGCGGGTCGGGGGCTGTCGATCGCCAAGAGGAGTCCTTCGTCAACGGTGCTGATCGGCGTCCAGCCTACGGCCGCCGGCCGGGAGCCGCCTGCGCCCGGCGCTCGACGCTCCCGCGGTCACGGTGCCGGATCAGCCTGCGGCGGAGGTGCACCGGGGAGGTCCGCCGGCGACGCGAGGTCGGCGAGGAGGGCGTCGACCCCCTCCATGACGATGTCGGCGCCGATGATCGCGTGGTCGGCGTCCCGGCACTGCCTCCAGCGCGCCCGATCCATCCGGTACCGCGTCTGCATCGCGGCGGCGCCCTCCCGGACGACGCGCGTCACGCCGTCGGTCTCGAAACCGGTGCGACGCGACACGGCGGTGGAGGCGTCGTTGTCGGTGAACGCCCCCGACACCACGCTCTCCGCCCCGAGGCCCTCGAAGCACAGATGGAGCATGAGCGCTCGCATCCGCGTCCCGATGCCCTGGCCCTGATGCGCACGCCCCAGCCAGGACCCGGTCTCCAGTTCGCGCAGCACGGACCAGTGGTCACCGGATGCGCTCTGCACCCCGACGGGGCGACCGTCCACCAGCACGCCCAGTTCGAGCACCAGGCGATCCGGCCCCACCTGGCTGCGCGCCGCCCACTGGAAGGTCAGGACGCTTCGGGCGACGGCCCGCGCCGGCCCGCGGGTCCAGGGGTGGTTGAACGGCATCGCGCCCTCGTCGTGGATGCCCGCGCCGGCGAGCTCCGCGAGATCCAGGGCGAGCTCGTCGTCGATCCACCGCAGCTCGAGATCGCCCGCCCGCACGCGCAGGCCCGCCGCCGGCCAGAGTTCCGCGAGTCTGCTCGAGGTCATACCCGCCAGAGTGTCATGGCGCAGGTGGGGGAGGAGCTCGGACTAGACCTGCGGCATGTCGGCGAAGCGCGAGAAGTGGCCGTGGAAGCCGACGGTCACGGTCTTCGTCGGCCCGTTGCGGTTCTTCGCGACGATGAGGTCGGCCTCGCCCGCGCGGGGGTTCTCCTTCTCGTAGGCGCTCTCGCGGTGCAGCAGGATGACGATGTCGGCGTCCTGCTCGAGCGATCCCGACTCGCGCAGGTCGCTGATGGCGGGCATCTTGTCGGCGCGCTGCTCGGGGCCTCGGTTCAGCTGCGAGAGGGCCACGACGGGCACCTGCAGCTCCTTCGCCATGAGCTTGAGCGCCCTCGAGAACTCGCTGACCTCCTGCTGACGCGATTCGACCTTCTTGCCGCTCGTCATGAGCTGCAGGTAGTCGATGACGACCATCTTGAGCCCCACGGTCTGCTTGAGCCGGCGGCACTTGGCGCGGATCTCGACGAGGGTCATGTTGGGGCTGTCGTCGATGTAGAGCGGGGCATCCGCGATGCGGCCGCGCGTGGCGGCGATCGTCGTCCAGTCGCGGGTCTCGAGGGTGCCCTTGCGCATGGAGTGCAGCGGCACCGAGGCCTCGGCCGACAGCAGGCGCATGGCGATCTCGCTGCGCCCCATCTCGAGCGAGAAGAAGACCGTCGGCATGGAGTGCTTGATCGTGGCGGCCCGGGCGAAGTCGAGGGCGAGCGTCGACTTGCCGAGCGCGGGGCGCGCGGCGATGAGCACGAGCTGACCGGCGTGGAGGCCGTTGGTGAGACCGTCGAGCTCGGCGAAGCCCGTCGGAACGCCCGTCATCGAGCCGTCGAGCCCGCGCGCGGCCTCGATCTCGTCGATCGCCTCGCCGACGGCGTCGGTGAGCGGCACGTAGTCCTCGGTCTGCACGCCGCCGGCGACGGCGTAGATCTCGGCCTGCGCGTTGTTGACGAGGTCGGTCACCTCGCCCTCGCTCGCGTAGCCCATCTGCACGATGCGCGTGCCCGCGTCGACGAGGCGGCGCAGCACTGCCTTCTCGGCCACCAGGGAGGCGTAGAACCCGGCGTTCGCCGCGGTCGGCACGATCGCGGTGAGCGTGTGCAGGTAGTCGGCCCCGCCGGCCCGGGAGAGCGTGCCCGACTTCTGCAGCTCGTCGGTGACCGCGATCACGTCGGTGGGCTCGCCGTGCGCGTAGAGCGTCAGCAGCGCCTCGAAGATGACCTCGTGCTTGGGGATGTAGAAGTCGATGCCCCGCACCGACTCGATGACGTCCGCGACGGCGTCCTTGCTCAGCAGCATGCCCCCGAGCGCGCTCTGCTCGGCGAGCAGGTCGTGCGGGGGAACCCGCTCGGAGCCGCGGTTCTCGCTCGTGCTGCGACCGTCGAGGGCGCTGCCGATGTGCGCGATGGACACGGGGGACCGCCTTTCGAATGGGGCTCGGAGGGAGCTCGGCCGAGCAGGAGCGGCGCAGCGGATCGTGCTGCACGTCCTGGTCTACCGCCCACCCCCGACACGGCCGCGATGACGCGGCGCGGAACCCGGGATGAGGGCTCCGCCACACAGTAGGGAGCGGTGCGGAGGGCCCCCAAACCACCCTGTGGATAACTCTGTGGATGATCGGCGCGAAACGCCGCTCCGCTTGTGGGCAGCCTGTGGATGACCCTGTGGACTACTCGGTCGATATCACCATCTATCGACCTCTGACCAGGGTTTTCCTTCTCCACACCATGTGGGGAGAAACAGGCCTCAATCGGGGGATGAAGGTTCGTGCGACAGGCGCACTCCTGTGCACAATCCCGTGCAGAACCTCCCTGTTCAGGGGTCTTGCGCGCCGCTCGGGCGACCGGTATAGCGGGGGGCGACACGCCGTTCTACCCCCGGGTGCGCCGGGCGCCCGACGACGCCGAACGGCGCCCCCCGCCGTGAGGCAGGAGACGCCGTTCGATGGTGCGGGGTGCGCGACTACTTGGCCGCGACCACCTGGAGGGTGATCGTGGCGACGATGCCGTCGCGCAGCTTGAGGATCGCCTCGTGCGAGCCGACCGACTTGATCGGCGAGACGATCTCGATGAGGCGCTTGTCGACCGAGCCGACGCCGGCGGCCTCGACGGCCGACGCGATGTCGCTCGTCTTGACCGAGCCGAAGAGACGACCCTCGGCGCCCGCCTTGACGGTGAGCTTCACGGGGTTCGCCTCGAGGCGCAGCTTGAGGTCCTGGGCCTCCTCGATCGTGGCGTGCTCGCGCGCGGCGCGGGCGGCCTTGATCTGCTCGACCTGCTTCTCGCCACCGCGGCTCCACGAGACCGCGAAGCCCTGGGGGATGAGGTAGTTGCGGGCGTACCCGTTCTTGACCTCGACGACATCGCCGGGGGCACCGAGACCGGTGACCTCCTGCGTGAGAATGAGCTTCGACATCGCGGCCCCCTAGCGGCCCGCGCCAGCGTACGGAAGCAGTGCCATCTCGCGCGCGTTCTTGACGGCGCGGGCGATGAGGCGCTGCTCCTGCACGGAGACACCGGTGATTCGGCGAGCGCGGATCTTTCCGCGCTCGGAGATGAACTTGCGGAGGGTCGCGACATCCTTGTAATCGATGACACCGACCCGGATCGCCTTCGCGGGGGCGGCGTTCTTCGCGCCCTTGCCGCCGCGAGGCTTGCGGCGGTCGCCGCTGCTCTTGCCAGCCATAGTGGTTGTCCTTTGCGTGCTGTTGTTCAGTGCCGGTCGTCAGACCGGATCAGAAAGGGGTGTCGTCGGAGAAGGATCCGGGAGTGTTCCACACGTCGCCCCCGGCGTTGCTGCCGGGCTTCGACTGCGCCGCGGGGGTGCCCCACGGCTCGTCTGCGACGGGTGCCGCGCCACCACGGCCGCCGCCCATCGCGCCGCCACCCGAGGAGGCCCGGGTGATCTGCGCGGTGGCGTACCGCAGGCTGGGGCCGATCTCGTCGACCTCCAGCTCGATGGTGGTGCGCTTCTCGCCTTCCTTCGTCTCGTACGACCGCTGCTTCAGACGGCCGGATGCGATGACCCGGCTGCCCTTCGTCAGCGTCGAGGCGACGTGCTCGGCGAACTCGCGCCACACGCTCGCGCGCATGAACAGCGCCTCGCCGTCCTTCCACTCGTTCGCCTGACGGTCGAACGTGCGGGGGGTGGAGGCGATGGTGAAGTTCGCGACCGCGAGACCGTTCTGCGTGTAGCGCAGTTCGGGGTCGGCAGTGAGGTTGCCGACGACGGTGATGAGCGTCTCGCCGGCCATGACTACTCGGCGGCCTTCTTGGCGGCGCGAGCGGCCTTGGCCTCGGCCTTGGCCGCGGTCTCGGCCTCGTAGGCGGCGACGCGAGCGACGGCCTCCTCGGCACGCAGCACCTTGGTGCGCATGACGGCCTCGCTGAGCTTCAGCTGGCGGTCGAGCTCCTGCGTGGCAGAAGGATTCGCGGTGAAGTTCACGACGGCGTAGATGCCCTCGGTCTTCTTGTTGATCTCGTACGCGAGGCGACGACGGCCCCAGATATCGACGTTCTCGATGTTTCCACCATCGTTGCGAACAACGTTGAGGAACTTGTCGAGGCTCGGAGCGACAGTGCGCTCGTCGATCTCGGGGTCGAGGATCACCATCATTTCGTACTGATGCATGACTCACCCACCTCCTTCGGACTCGAACGGCCGCAGACGGTCTGCGGCAGGAGGGTATGGCATCCGTTGCGCAGGACAGGGCCCGCGGACAACCTCGTCAGCATAGTCGGTTCGGGATGCCCGCCGCCACTTCTCAGTCGCTGCGAGCCGCGTACCACTCCCGCAGCCGCCGCTCGGCCTCCTCGTCGCCGAGGGGCCCCTCGTCGAGCCGGGTCTCGAGCAGGAACCGGTACGCCTCGCCCACGACCGGCCCCGGGCGGATGCCGAGCAGCTGCATGATGCGCTCCCCGTCGAGGTCGGGGCGGATGGCGGCGAGCTCCTCCTGCTCCGCGAGCACGGCGATGCGGTCCTCGAGCTCCTGATAGGCGCCGTGCAGCCGCGCGGCCTTGCGGGCGTTGCGCGTGGTGACGTCGGCCCGGGTGAGGATGTGCAGGCGCTCGAGGAGGGCATCGGCATCCCGCACGTACCGCCGCACGCCCGAATCCGTCCACTTCGCATCGCTGTAGCCGAAGAAGCGCAGGTGCAGCTCGACGAGGCGGCTCACCTGCTTGATGGTGTCGCGGTCGAAGCGCAGCGCGGTGAGGCGCTTGCGGGCGAGCTTCGCGCCGACGAGGTCGTGGTGGTGGAAGGTGACGGCGCCGCCGGCCTCGACCTTCTTCGTCGCGGGCTTGCCGATGTCGTGCAGGAGCGCGGCGAGGCGCAGCACGACGTCGGGCGGAGCATCCGGAACGCTCGATCGCGACCGCTCGAGGTCGATGGCCTGATCGAGCACCGTGAGGGAGTGCTCGTAGACGTCCTTGTGGTGGGCGTGCTCGTCGACCTCGAGCCGCAGGGCGGGCAGCTCGGGCAGCACGATGGCGGCGAGGCCCGTGTCGACCATGAGCTCGAGACCGCGGCGGGGTGTGTCGGTCGAGAGCAGCTTGACGAGCTCGTCGCGCACGCGCTCGGCCGAGACGATCGCGAGCCGGTCGAGCATGCCGCGGATGGCCGTGAGCGCCGCCTCGTCGACCTCGGCGCCCAGCTGCGCGGCGAACCGCACGGCCCGCATCATGCGCAGGGGATCGTCGCTGAACGAGCGCTCGGGCGCGATCGGGGTGCGCAGTCGGCCGGCGAGCAGATCGTCGAGACCGCCCGTCGGATCGACGAGGGTGAGCGAGGGCAGCCGCAGCGCCATGGCGTTCATCGTGAAGTCGCGCCGCGTCAGATCGCCCTCGAGCGTGTCGCCGAAGGCCACGACGGGCTTGCGCGACTCGGCGTCGTACTCATCGGAGCGGTACGTCGTGATCTCGACGGTCTCGGTGCCGAACTGCGCCCCGATCGTGCCGAACTCGCGCCCGATGTCCCAGTGGGCGGTGGAGATCGGTCGCACGATGCGGATGATCTCGTCGGGATGCGCGTCGGTCGTCAGATCGAGATCGTTGACGGGGCGGCCCAGGAACGCGTCGCGCACCGGCCCGCCGACGAGGGCGAGCTCGTGGCCGGCCTCGGCGAAGCGCTGCGCCAGGGTCGCCAGAGGCTCGGCGGCGGCGAGCTGCCGCAGCCGCTCGACGGCCTGCGCCACGCTCTGCATAGTGACCTGAGTCTAGACTTCCCGCATGTCGGCCAGGCGGGTGCACGGGGTTCATCGCGCCCTGACGACCCTCGCGCGACCCACTCTCGCGGGGCTGCTGATGCTGGGGCTCAGCGTCGGCGCGATGTCCACCGGGGTGATGGCCTCCGCCGCCCCCGCGACCCCGCACGCCCGGGCGGCCACCGCGCCCGACCCGAGCGAGACCGAGCCGATCATCGAGCTCGTCGCCGCGCCGACGGCCCCGTCCGTCGCCCCCGGCGAGCCGGTCGCGCTGCGGGTCACCGTGCGCAACACCGGAGGGTCGGCGAGCGCCGCCGGCGCGCTCGCCGTCGGGCTCGAGGGCGGCACCCGCGCGACCCGCACGGCGCTCGAGGCCTGGTTCTCGGGCGCCGAGCAGGACGCCGCGCTGCCGGCCGTCGCCGAGGCGACCCTTCCCGCGCTCGACGTCGGGGCCGCCGCGGTCATCGAGGTCGTCGTGCCCGCCGAGGCGGCCGGGCTGACGGGGGAGTGGGGGCCCCGCCTCGTCGTCGCCACGGCGATGATGGGGGATGCCCCGGCAGCGGCATCCCGCACCGCCGTCACCTTCGCACCGCCCGAGTCGGCGCCCGCCGCCGCGACCGTGCGCGTCGTCACCCCGCTCTCCACCCCCGAGTCGGAGAGCGCCCTGCTCACCGCGGAGGAGCTCGCCGAGCTCACCGGGCCCGACGGGCAGCTCACCCGCACGCTCGACGCCGTCGAGGGCACCGCGGCGGCGCTCGGCGTCGATCCACGCATCATTGCCTCGATCCGCCTGCTGGGCACGGCCGCCCCCGAGTCGGCGACGGCGCTGCTCGAGCGGCTCGCCGGGCTCTCCAACCCCACCTTCGCGCTCGCCTGGGCCGACGCCGACCCGACGGCGACGGTGCTCGCGCGGGGCATCCCGCTGCCCGCCGTCGAGGGCGCGGGCGGCCCGCTGGACGCGTCCCTGTTCGACACCGGGGTCGGCGTGCCGCCCGAGGTCGTCGGCCCTGAGCCCTCGATCGCGCCGAGCGACGAGGCCCCTCCCGCCCCCTCGGCGAGCGCATCGCCGTCGCCGTCCGCCGCGCCCGACGATGCACCGGTCGACGAGGAGACGATCACCCTCGGTCAGCTCGCCGCGTGGCCCCACGATCTGGAGGACTGGGCGTGGCCGCGGACGGGCGGGCTCAGCCCGGCCGGGGTCGAGGTGCTCGTCGCGGGCGGCACGCGGACGATCATCGCCGGTGACGCGCAGCTCGACGGAGCGGCCGGTTCGGCGGCGCGGGCGGGGGAGGCGACGCTCGCCGTCGCCGACGACTCCGCATCCCTCGCCGCGATCGGCGTCACGACCGCCACCGTGCAGCAGCAGGCGCAGGCCTCCACCGCCGAGCTCGCGGCCCTGCTCGCCGCGCGGGCGGTCGAGCAGCCGGGCGCGGCGGCGCTGCTCGCGCTCGACCGCACCGCCGCCCAGTCCGCCGCGCGGCTGGACGGTCTGCTCACCGCGGTCGACGCCCTCCCCTGGGCCGACATCACGCCGCTCGGGCAGCCCGCGGCGACGGCTCCCGCGACGACGGTCGGCGAGGGCGCGCTGCCCGAGGGTCTCGTCGGAGCGATCGGCACCGCCCTCGACGCCGAGGCGGTCGACCGCGAGTTCGCCCGCATCGCGGTCGATCCGGCCGCCATCACCGACATCCGACGGCTCGAGCTGCTCGCCGCCCTGTCCCTCGGCTGGGGCGAGGACGCGACGGCGGCCGTGCAGCGCTTCACCGCGGCGTCGTCCGAGCTGAGGAGCAGCGTGCAGATCGTCGAATCGCCGAGGATCCTCGTGCTCGCCGACGGACTCTTCACCGTGCCGCTCACCGTGCAGAACGGGCTCGGCACCCCGATCGTCGTCTACGTGCACGTCGAGTCGGCGACGGGGCAGCTGCGCGTGCTCGAATCCCGCGTCGAGACCGGCATCGACGGCGGCGCGCAGGCGGTCGCCGCCGTGCCGGTGGAGTCGCTCACCAACGGCGACGTCGACATCACGATCACCGTGCGCGATGCCGAGGGCCGCACGATCTCGGGGCCGATCACGGTGCCGCTCAGCCTGCAGGCGGGCTGGGAGACGGCGGGCATCGTCGCGCTCACGGCCGCCATCCTCGGACTGCTCGTCGCCGGCCTGATCCGCGACATCCGCCGGCGCCGCACCCGCCGAGCGGCGAACGTCGAGCCGGCCCCAGGCGACCACGACGCCGCACCCTGATGAACAACCGGTGACGCACCGGGATGCGGAATAGCGCCGCTCTAGAGTGGGTTGTCACCCGTGTCGCCTCCCGGCGGCGTCGCCATCCCCAGCAGGAGGAGCATGATGCGCCACGTCATCATCATCGGATCCGGCCCGGCCGGCTACACCGCGGCCATCTACGCCGCGCGCGCCAACCTGCAGCCGCTCGTGATCGCGTCCTCCGTCGAGTTCGGCGGCGAGCTCATGAAGACCACCGAGGTCGAGAACTTCCCCGGCTTCCCCGAGGGCATCATGGGCCCCGACCTGATGACGCAGATGCAGAAGCAGGCCGAGCGCTTCGGCGCCGAGATCGTTTACGACGACGTCGTCTCGCTCGAGCTCGACGGGCCCGTGAAGGCCGTCACGCTCGGCAACGGCGACCGCCACGAGGCGCACGCCGTGATCTACGCCACCGGTTCCGCCTACCGCAAGCTCGGCCTTGCCGACGAGGAGCGGCTGAGCGGCTACGGCGTCTCCTGGTGCGCCACGTGCGACGGGGCCTTCTTCCGCCAGAAGTCCGTCGCGGTCGTCGGCGGCGGCGACTCGGCGATGGAGGAGGCGACCTTCCTCACGCGCTTCGCCTCGAAGGTCTACGTCATCCACCGCAGCGACACCTT from Microcella daejeonensis includes these protein-coding regions:
- the purB gene encoding adenylosuccinate lyase, with product MSLAPQPLSPLDGRYRAQVSALGEHLSEAGLNRARIQVEVEWLIHLTDRSLFGSEPMADEAKRRLRRLVTEFGQEDIDSLAEREAVTRHDVKAVEYHVRDALARLGLGHLAELTHFACTSEDINNLSYAITIRAAVREVWMPRARAVVEALRARSLELAEAPMLAHTHGQPATPTTMGKELAVTVHRLERLLASVEEVEYLGKFSGATGTFSAHYAADPEHDWVASSYEFVTGLGLTWNPLTTQIESHDWQAQLYQRIAHIGRVLHNLCTDIWSYISMGYFRQIPQAGATGSSTMPHKINPIRFENAEANLELSAAILDSLAATLVTSRLQRDLTDSSAQRNIGVGLGHSMLALDNILKGLGEIAIDQDALDRDLEGNWEVLGEAIQTVIRAEITAGRSSIADPYAMLKELTRGHRVSGEELRAFVEGLDIPTEAKQRLQALTPALYVGVAADLARRVARAE
- the trxB gene encoding thioredoxin-disulfide reductase, with amino-acid sequence MRHVIIIGSGPAGYTAAIYAARANLQPLVIASSVEFGGELMKTTEVENFPGFPEGIMGPDLMTQMQKQAERFGAEIVYDDVVSLELDGPVKAVTLGNGDRHEAHAVIYATGSAYRKLGLADEERLSGYGVSWCATCDGAFFRQKSVAVVGGGDSAMEEATFLTRFASKVYVIHRSDTFRASAAMLDRARNDPKIEFVTNAAVAHIYGADLVSGVGIVDTVTGEERTLDVTGLFIAIGADPRTHLVHGVLDLTEHGTIAVEGRSSRTSVEGVFAAGDVVDPTYKQAITAAGSGTVAALDAQHYLETIGDAARQTVAAGADA
- the rpsF gene encoding 30S ribosomal protein S6 is translated as MHQYEMMVILDPEIDERTVAPSLDKFLNVVRNDGGNIENVDIWGRRRLAYEINKKTEGIYAVVNFTANPSATQELDRQLKLSEAVMRTKVLRAEEAVARVAAYEAETAAKAEAKAARAAKKAAE
- the dnaB gene encoding replicative DNA helicase, producing MSIAHIGSALDGRSTSENRGSERVPPHDLLAEQSALGGMLLSKDAVADVIESVRGIDFYIPKHEVIFEALLTLYAHGEPTDVIAVTDELQKSGTLSRAGGADYLHTLTAIVPTAANAGFYASLVAEKAVLRRLVDAGTRIVQMGYASEGEVTDLVNNAQAEIYAVAGGVQTEDYVPLTDAVGEAIDEIEAARGLDGSMTGVPTGFAELDGLTNGLHAGQLVLIAARPALGKSTLALDFARAATIKHSMPTVFFSLEMGRSEIAMRLLSAEASVPLHSMRKGTLETRDWTTIAATRGRIADAPLYIDDSPNMTLVEIRAKCRRLKQTVGLKMVVIDYLQLMTSGKKVESRQQEVSEFSRALKLMAKELQVPVVALSQLNRGPEQRADKMPAISDLRESGSLEQDADIVILLHRESAYEKENPRAGEADLIVAKNRNGPTKTVTVGFHGHFSRFADMPQV
- a CDS encoding single-stranded DNA-binding protein, coding for MAGETLITVVGNLTADPELRYTQNGLAVANFTIASTPRTFDRQANEWKDGEALFMRASVWREFAEHVASTLTKGSRVIASGRLKQRSYETKEGEKRTTIELEVDEIGPSLRYATAQITRASSGGGAMGGGRGGAAPVADEPWGTPAAQSKPGSNAGGDVWNTPGSFSDDTPF
- the rpsR gene encoding 30S ribosomal protein S18 is translated as MAGKSSGDRRKPRGGKGAKNAAPAKAIRVGVIDYKDVATLRKFISERGKIRARRITGVSVQEQRLIARAVKNAREMALLPYAGAGR
- a CDS encoding GNAT family N-acetyltransferase, which codes for MTSSRLAELWPAAGLRVRAGDLELRWIDDELALDLAELAGAGIHDEGAMPFNHPWTRGPARAVARSVLTFQWAARSQVGPDRLVLELGVLVDGRPVGVQSASGDHWSVLRELETGSWLGRAHQGQGIGTRMRALMLHLCFEGLGAESVVSGAFTDNDASTAVSRRTGFETDGVTRVVREGAAAMQTRYRMDRARWRQCRDADHAIIGADIVMEGVDALLADLASPADLPGAPPPQADPAP
- a CDS encoding CCA tRNA nucleotidyltransferase; this translates as MQSVAQAVERLRQLAAAEPLATLAQRFAEAGHELALVGGPVRDAFLGRPVNDLDLTTDAHPDEIIRIVRPISTAHWDIGREFGTIGAQFGTETVEITTYRSDEYDAESRKPVVAFGDTLEGDLTRRDFTMNAMALRLPSLTLVDPTGGLDDLLAGRLRTPIAPERSFSDDPLRMMRAVRFAAQLGAEVDEAALTAIRGMLDRLAIVSAERVRDELVKLLSTDTPRRGLELMVDTGLAAIVLPELPALRLEVDEHAHHKDVYEHSLTVLDQAIDLERSRSSVPDAPPDVVLRLAALLHDIGKPATKKVEAGGAVTFHHHDLVGAKLARKRLTALRFDRDTIKQVSRLVELHLRFFGYSDAKWTDSGVRRYVRDADALLERLHILTRADVTTRNARKAARLHGAYQELEDRIAVLAEQEELAAIRPDLDGERIMQLLGIRPGPVVGEAYRFLLETRLDEGPLGDEEAERRLREWYAARSD
- the rplI gene encoding 50S ribosomal protein L9 — its product is MSKLILTQEVTGLGAPGDVVEVKNGYARNYLIPQGFAVSWSRGGEKQVEQIKAARAAREHATIEEAQDLKLRLEANPVKLTVKAGAEGRLFGSVKTSDIASAVEAAGVGSVDKRLIEIVSPIKSVGSHEAILKLRDGIVATITLQVVAAK
- a CDS encoding DUF6049 family protein, with translation MSARRVHGVHRALTTLARPTLAGLLMLGLSVGAMSTGVMASAAPATPHARAATAPDPSETEPIIELVAAPTAPSVAPGEPVALRVTVRNTGGSASAAGALAVGLEGGTRATRTALEAWFSGAEQDAALPAVAEATLPALDVGAAAVIEVVVPAEAAGLTGEWGPRLVVATAMMGDAPAAASRTAVTFAPPESAPAAATVRVVTPLSTPESESALLTAEELAELTGPDGQLTRTLDAVEGTAAALGVDPRIIASIRLLGTAAPESATALLERLAGLSNPTFALAWADADPTATVLARGIPLPAVEGAGGPLDASLFDTGVGVPPEVVGPEPSIAPSDEAPPAPSASASPSPSAAPDDAPVDEETITLGQLAAWPHDLEDWAWPRTGGLSPAGVEVLVAGGTRTIIAGDAQLDGAAGSAARAGEATLAVADDSASLAAIGVTTATVQQQAQASTAELAALLAARAVEQPGAAALLALDRTAAQSAARLDGLLTAVDALPWADITPLGQPAATAPATTVGEGALPEGLVGAIGTALDAEAVDREFARIAVDPAAITDIRRLELLAALSLGWGEDATAAVQRFTAASSELRSSVQIVESPRILVLADGLFTVPLTVQNGLGTPIVVYVHVESATGQLRVLESRVETGIDGGAQAVAAVPVESLTNGDVDITITVRDAEGRTISGPITVPLSLQAGWETAGIVALTAAILGLLVAGLIRDIRRRRTRRAANVEPAPGDHDAAP